A portion of the Bacillus thuringiensis genome contains these proteins:
- a CDS encoding YlaN family protein has translation MASETVANHQEKALALLQADAEKILRLIKVQMDHLTMPQCPLYEEVLDTQMFGLSREVDFAVRLGLIAEEQGKAMLGELERELSALHEAFTNKQQ, from the coding sequence TTGGCGTCTGAGACAGTAGCAAATCATCAGGAAAAGGCACTAGCCCTTCTACAAGCGGATGCAGAGAAGATTTTAAGACTTATTAAGGTGCAAATGGACCATCTTACAATGCCGCAATGTCCATTATATGAAGAAGTGTTAGACACACAAATGTTTGGACTATCCCGCGAGGTCGATTTTGCAGTTCGCCTTGGTCTTATTGCAGAAGAACAAGGGAAAGCAATGTTAGGTGAGCTCGAACGTGAGTTATCTGCACTTCATGAAGCGTTTACAAACAAACAACAATAA